TATCCGAACTACAGGTTCCACGGGGAGCATGTGTACACGAACAAGCCTCCGGCCAGCGCTATGCGTGGTTTCGGTGCTCCTCAATCGCTGTATGCGACGGAAATCCAGATGAACATCGCAGCAGAAGATCTCGGGATCGACCCCGTCGATCTCAGGCTCAAGAATGCCCAGGTAAGCGGAGACAAGATTCCCGACGTTGCAACCATTTCCAGTTGCGGCTTCGTGGAGTCCATACAAGCAGTGGCTGAGATGAGCGGATGGAAAGAGAAACGGAAAAACCTCAAGCCTGGGCAGGGTATGGGCATCGGTTGCTACAGTTTTATCTCCGGTGGAGTGTTCAACTGGTTCAACACGCAATATCCGTTTTCTGCAGCAGAAGTAAGAGCATTTTCCGACGGCACCGTGCATCTGCTCACCATGGCTTCCGACATAGGGCAGGGCTCGGACACGGTCCTGAAGCAGATATTGGCAGAGGAACTCGGATTGACCATGGCTGACATCCGCATGACTTCTGCGGATACCTCCATGACCCCACAAGGCGACCTTGGCACCTGGGGAAGTCGTGTTACCTTAATGGCAGGAAACGCCGTACTCGATGCAGCAAAGAAGATCAAAGAGCAGCTTTTCGGTGCGGTATCGGCAAGATTCAATCTCAATGTGGTTCATGAGATCGAATGCAAAAACGGACGGGTGCAGTCCAAGGCGAGACCCGATTATGGCATGTCATTCGGAGACGCTGTGGCCATGGTCCAGAAGGCCAACAGAGGGGAGCCGTTATTCGCTCGCGGTTCGTACACTCCAAGGGACAAAGGCCTGGTGACTCCAGCATTCGGATTCGGCGCCCAGGTGGCTGAGGTGGAGGTTGACCGAGAAACCGGCCTGGTGGAAGTCAAGCAGATGTGGACAGCTCACGACTGCGGAACGGTAGTGAATCCGAGAAGCGTTGAAGGACAGCTCGCGGGATCCATTCAAATGGGATTGGGATATGCGCTTTCAGAGCAGTTCGTCATGGACAAAGGGACAACCCTGAATCCGAACTTCGTGGATTACAAGATGCCTACTGCAGCAGATATGCCGCCCAGTGAGGTGGTCCATATCGATACGTACGAACCGGAAGGACCGTTTGGTGCCAAAGAGTGTGGAGAAGGCCTTGCATCTCCCACTGCTCCTGCGATCTCGGACGCTGTGTACCATGCGACGGGGTACAGGTGTAAAAACTTACCGATAACGCCCGAGAAAATTCTGCAAGCGCTGGGTGAGAAAAAATAGTCTCTGTAAAACCATTTTGCATTCAAGAAGAATGATTGCACTGACCTGCTCCGCAGGTCAGTGGCACCCCTGTATCCGGACTCCATGTCAATCTTGTGTGCCACGGATCTGCCCTGCGGGTCCGTGTTGCCGCCTCAAAGAGAACTATCTTTGCAGGTCCGTATTACCCCCCTTTCGTAAAGGAGGGCTGGAGGGATTTGAATCGGACAATACTTTTGGCAAACATTACAAATACTATTTGCTCTTCGGGAGTCCTACGCTCTGAGCAGCCATAATTCGTTGATTCGGCTTCAGTTTTAGGGCTGCACCTAATTTCGGTTTGTCGATGGACACCCTGAATCCGGTCGGTAATCCTTCGGATGCGCAATACAGATAAACGTTTTCCGCTATGAAGCCGGTGTCCATTCCTGCCAACACCATCTTGATTCCTTCGTCTCCTTCCATCTTGTCCAAATCCGCGACGAAGACGAGGTGAATGGGTGCATCCTTGAATCTGTCCTGCGTGTACGTCAGAGAACAATTATCACCCGATACTTTCGGCTCCAACGTATTTTTCTTGGCATCATAGAGGTAAATCCCCTGTTTCATCGCAACATACAGATCTGTCTCTTGCCAATTCTTGGCACTGGGAGCAGTGCGACGACCGTCTCCACGATTTATGCCCCATGCAGCCCAAAGCAAATTTGAGAGCACCTGTTCCGAGAGCTCGCCACTGTATTCCCGAGTGGTTTTTCTGTCTTTGAGCGCCTGCACCAAAGACTTGCTCGGATCGAGCCTGGGCTCGGGTAGTTGAATAGGTTTCAACTCTTGAGCAAATGCAGAAAGGCACAGCCCTATGACAAACACCAGACTCATTGAAGTTACAATAAGGAGTCGATATTTCATTGAATCCTCCGTGTGAGACCATGTTTTTGGTGGAGAAAGTCTCACCTCTTTTTTCAGCCCTACCATGAAGTCCCGCTGTTCGCAAGGGACGCCTACAAGCATCTATTGCGATTACTGAAATGGAAGTTCCTGCCGACACGAAACTGGTGCGCGTCCCATAAACGTTAAAGTAAGAGCATCCATTTTCAACTTTCCTGGTGGGGGTCGGCGTCTCTGCCGACCCATGTTGATGGAAAACGCCCGCAAACAGCTAGGATCTACCATTCAGCAACTAACAAAAATAAATAAGCCCCCGGCTTTGCCGGGGTGAACCCTTTAAGGTTTGACCGTGCGAGGCAGTAGAGAGCAACCTCCCAGAACACACCAAGTTTCAATTCTGGGAGGTTATGATGAAAGATTATCAAAGCCTAAACCACACGAAATGGGATTGCAAGTATCATGTGGTTTTCATTCCGAAGCGGCGCCGGAAGCAGATCTATGGGGCACTTCGGAAGCACCTTGGAGAGATGTTTCATGATTTGGCTCGACGGAAAGAGTCGAGGATAATCGAAGGGCACCTGTGTTCGGATCACGTCCACATGTGCGTCAGTATTCCCCCGAAGTTTGCCGTATCCAGTGTGATCGGATACATCAAGGGAAAAAGTGCGATCTCAATCGCAAGGAACTTCACGTCGAGAAAGAGGAATTTCACGGGAGAGAGCTTCTGGGCAAGAGGGTACTATGTCTCGACTGTGGGATTGGACGAAGAGTCCGTCAAAAAGTATATCCGTGAGCAGGAGGCGGAAGATGCCCGGCTGGAGCAACTCAATATGCTCCATGCGGAGACGCCCCCTTCAGGGGGCTCATGAACATGCCCCTTTGAGGGGCTAACAGGAATATGCCCCCGGCTTTGCCGGGGGTCATTTAACTTAATCCTTGTCATTGCGAGGAGCGCAGCGACGTGGCAATCGCCCGGGAGTCAGGTCCTTAATGTCAGGCGATTGCTTCGCTTCGCTCGCAATGACAGTTATTCAGACACCCTGGCAAAAATGATGCGGTTCCCTTTGATCAGCACATCCTGCGCGGGGGATTCTTATTTTAGCGCCTACGGGTGCACGTCTCAATCGAACACCTCTCTTGCTATATTCTCGCATGCAGTGTTATTGTTTTCTCAATAACAGCCAAACGGTGGACGACATATGACACAGCACAATCACAAGCATCCAAGATCGCACGATCACACACAAAATGACGAAGAAGACTCCTGGAAATTTCATAAAGACTGGCGGGTATGGCTGGTGGTAGGTATGATGCTTGCCGCAATGTGTATTTACGTTCTCACGCTTGATGAGTCGGTCGTGCCGGCTATCATGAGACAGTAAGGCCGAATCGATCGGTTGATTATGACGGCGTTCTTCTCCTGAAGAGAGCTAACCAATATTCGGTTTTGGGAGGATAGGTGAGATTTGTTTGTCCAAGATCGTAGACTGTAGGGCTGGGAGGAACGATCTTTACAGTTCCCACCAATTCACAGAAATCTTTCGTGTACTTCTCGAACCACCTCAGTATGAACCTGTCCGACCGGTTAGTCCATCCCCACGATGTGCTCACGTGAACGTAAAGAAGATATTTCGGCTTTGACTCAACAATTTCCCTTGCCATTTCACGCTGCAATTCACTCGCGAACGGATGTCCTTCAGTAAGTGGATAAGTGTAGATGAAGCCGGTAGCCGACTTTCTTTGCGAGTAGAAAAATATCTGGGGCTCCGAACCCAGCACTGCGACGGTATCGTCCGGGGATGTGTTTTGTGCCAGATAGTCAGCTACAATCAGGGATTCAGGGAAGGGATTGGCTCCATGCACCATGCGGGAAGCAGTGGAAGAGTCAGACTGGAATAAGAACTGCCTGCAGGAATAACAAACCCAGGATACCGCCACGATTGTTATGATCCCCACAAGCGCACCAGCAACGGGAACGGAGATCTTCTCCTTGGCGGATTTCCACAGCGCGGACACGGTCACTCCGGCGCAAATGGAAATAGCGGGTACAAGCAGAATGAAATAGTGGGATCTGAAATAGAGTCCCGGGCACACCGATGCCACGGAAAACAAAAGAAAAGCTATTGCCGGTACCGATCTGTTGTCGCTTCTAACACGGACAAGCATGTACAACAGCCCAGTAACGGCCAGCAACCATATGACGAAGGCATTTGCAACAGTCTCCCGGTGATTATAAACAAGAATATCGGGAACCATGCTGAGAGGGATCTGGGAAACGTATTCCCGGGCATAAGTCACGGTCCAAAACCAGAACCTATCGAATACCCCGGCTTTCCACATAATTACGCATAACAACAGATAGGGTAGGGCAGCTCCCACTACGAAGATCAGCACGTGTAGAAGAGATTTACGAAAAGTTGAATTCGATCTTCGCCACTCGGTCACAACAATGGTAAACACGCCAAAGAGAATAAAAAAAACACCATGCTGCTTTATCGTGAACCCGAGTCCCATCAGAATTCCAGCAGCAAGGAAAGCAAGCCGTTTGCCTGAATCCAGGGCGTAGAACAGGAGGAGGATTCCCCCCAGAGCCGGCAGCAGGACAAAATGCTCTGAATTCGCAAAAACCCCGTCAACATCTGGGCTCAAAGACAGAATAGCAAAGAAGATTGCTCCACAGAACCCGGTCATATCGTCCCAGAGCCTGCGACCGAGGAACAGAACCAAAATGCAGGTAGCCACATTGACGATCAGTAAACCAAGATGAATGGCAACATGCGTCTGTCCGAGAAGCGCCATGATCGCAGCATAGGCCATGTAAATGCCGGGAAGTTTCATGTTGTAAGCTCTGGAAAACGGTGCAATGCCTTCCAACATCAGTTGACCGGCATAGGCATATTCTCCTTCATCACGTTCCAACGGAATGTCGCTCAGGTGAATGCGAACTCCAACCACCAGAATCAACACGAGACCAAGCGCGAGAATTCCCCATCGGCTTCCGAGGATTCCTTGAGCAGCGTTTTGCTTGCTATTCGATTCGATTGTCCTCGCGGTTTCTGCAACCATTCTCGTCATCTCATTCTCAGGATTATTCTATTTCAGAAATGCGGCAGTACCGGCATCTCCATCGTTCGACGTCCGTGACCGGTTGTAGGATAGCTCCTGTTTTTGACCGTATCTTACCGTTTGCTTCGTAGTCAACGAAAATTCGTAGGATTCCGCCCAGACCAGCAGTCTCTATCTGGCAAAAATCATTAATCGCTTGTCAATTTGCCGATCTTGATCTATGTGTTAAATGCGACAGAAGCCCTTTTCAGAAGTTGCGTTCACACAGAATTTACCAATGTCGGACGGGGAAAAAGTCACCATGGGCTCGAAAAAAAATGCTTCAGACAAGAATCCAAAATCCGGAACACCTGGGAAAACGACAGGTCGTGCGAAACAGCAGAAAGTACTCTCCGAAGCCGAATTACAGGCCAGACTGCTCCAGGTGCTCGAAAAGCAGGAAGAACGAGGATTCACGTGTGGTGAGCTCTCCAAGAAGTGCGGGTTGGATTGGCGTCGAGGACTCGCTGTAAAACTGGGAGCGAAGAAGCCCGAGGCAGGTTCTCAGGATGTCCAATCATTTGTATACGATCTCTGGAGAAGAGGGCTCGTGTTCTCGGAACCACCGGGAAAAGGCAAGCGATCATGCAGATTCTGGTCCATGATTGGTGCTAGAGCTCACTTTCCCCTGGCATTTCCGTCATCGGCTGCCCAGATGTCGGAGCCAAATGCATTGTCCGTAGATCGTTTGAAAAGCGCTTATGACAAATTCGTGCCTCAGCATTTGGGCGGATTCGTTCCAATATACAAGGTGCGTCGTGAGCTGGAGGCATTCAAGGAAGAGTTTGACACTCTTCTCAGGAACTTGAATGAACGGGACGAGCCTGTACTGGAACTTTTGGGAGGAGACCCGCAAAAATTTACCGACGACCAGAAGAACGATTCTTTTCGGCGTGGAGATCATCTGTTCCTCCGCATGAGGTGGAGGGAAACATGAAACCGAAATCCCCTGACCTGCCTTTCGATCCGTTTGCCGCGCGAGCTGTGGGCGATCCCTGGAGATCTCCCGAACCTGATATAGCGACGGTGAATGCGCAGCCGTTCGAGAGCATCATTAAACTCCTCGGGCAAATTCATAAGACTCCAAACCTTTCCGCATTGGTTTTGGGAGAAGCTGGGAGCGGGAAGAGTCATTTGATCAAACGACTTATGACTGCTCAAGGGAACAAGCTCATTTTTGTTTACGTACACCCGATGAAGAATCCGGTTACCATGTTCAGTAACCTGTTGGAGCGGGTCATGACCAATCTGGATTGCTCGCCCATGGGATTGGATGCTTTCTTCGGATGCACTCAACTGGACCTCATTGTGGCCAATGTGATCATTGCCGCTCTTGAAGAAAACCTGAAGGGTGGTCAGGTCAAGATTCCCCCACACTCTTTGAAAGCTTTGAAAGCCAATCCCGTCAAGATTTTTCAGCAGCAGAAGAACATGGCGAAGTGGGCCAAGATCTTGTCGAAGACCGAGGAGTTTCTTGCCTCGAAGCTTCCGAAAGACCTCATTTCCAAGATGGTCCTTAAGTTGCTCTTTCATTATCTGGACGACTCCAAGAGAACCATAGTGCAATATCTCCTGAGCGGTTATCCTCCCGATGAAGACGATGCGAAAGCGCTTGGCATAAGGTTCCACGAGATCGATCTCACCATAGAGGCGCAGGAGGAAAGGTCCAAGCAGATCTTGAAAGCCATCGGCAGACTGTTGAGATTCTACCGCCCCATGATCCTTTGTTTCGATCAGTTGGAAAACCTCGATACGACGGCGCTGATCAGTTCCTTCGGAAAGTTGATCTCCGAGATAGTGAATGAAGTCGATAATATCTTGCCCATTGCGTTCATGCGTCCCGATACTCTTGAGTCCGGTTTTTCTGAAGAGAACCTTGATAAAGCAGCACGAGACAGACTTACATCCGAAGTGATCCCCCTTCAAGGGTGCAATTTGGAGCAAGCTTTGGATATCATTAAGGCAAGACTTAATTGGGCTTTTGAGGGATCTTCACAGGCACGCCCCAATCCGTTTTATCCATTCCAGGAGGAAGTGCTTCGCACAGAAATTCTGAAAGACGGAAACACTCCGAGAATGGTTTTGACAACTGCCAGCAAACTGATGGGCCACAAGTTTGTTCCCGAAGATCCTGTCGCGATCGTCAAGAAGTGTTTTCATGCCGAGCGGGAGCAGTTATTGGCAGCCCCCAACAAAGAGCCGTTCGCAAAAGATACCATAGTGGAAGCTCTGCATCTTTATTTCGGCAAGCTGAAGAACAACCTGGAATACGAGATAATTCATTTTGGGCAGGACAAGAATGTCGACCTGCGTCTGGAGATCAAGCGGCTCAAGAATAAGGCCGAGAAACGAAAGCTCGATATTGCGGTGGAAACATCCTCCCACGGAAAAACATTGATCAAGAATCTCGGGAACCTTATCACCAGGATCCAAACCGGCAATACGGATGTAGCGGTTTTCCTCCGGGATGCCGACAGCCCCATACCGCCTGCTCCGAACAAAATGCCCAAGACTGTGGAACAACTCAAGATATTTGAGGATTGCGGCGGAACCAAGCTATATGTGGATTACAGTCAGTTGGCCGATCTCTATGCGCTTGTGTACACGAGAAACAAAATTCCTCCCGGCGACTTGTCATATGTGTCCAACGATCGCGGAGATCGCAAGGTCGTGAGCATGGAGGATTTCGCATCATTTTTGACAGCCCACTATAAGTCTTCATTCCTGGCAAATATTGAAAAAAAGTTCTTAACGGGAAAAACCAGCCGATCCAAACCTCCTCCCGGAATTACTCCTGAACAAGGAGGAGAAATCGTTTCCCGCATCATAGAGGTGCTCGATCGTCCTCCGTACAAGTTCAAGCTGGAACAGATAGCATCCCATCTCCAAAAGCAGAAAGGCGCCGGACAGATTACGCTGGATCAACTCGCTGTGGTCATAAGCCAGCACAATAACGTAATCGGATATTACGCAGTTACTCCTCCTATCTATTTCCTCAAGTAAAAGGTGCGCATGATACTGTGGCCCACCCATATCAGGAGAGCGTGTCTTTGCCCCAGGATACTGGTGGATGAATATAAGAGCCGCCGCAAGCATAAGCTGTTTCAAGATGAGCTTGTGCTTCCGGGAGCATTCTTTCATGATTCTGTGGCGGGACCCATGTTCCAGGCTATAGCATCCGGAAAAGATGGCGATCTCACGGAACTCCTGGAATCGAGTGGAAAGGATCGGCAGGACTTCAATGTGCAATTATGGGCCCATCTGGACAGGAAATATCTCACTCCAGCTTTCTTCTCCAGGTCAAAGCCCAAAAATCTCTCCGGAGATCATATCCTGATATTTGCTCGCGGCCTGGGAAAATTGTCCGAATTTCTTGCTGAGGAAATCTTCAGCCAAAGACCTCTTTTCAAAACGTCCGCTGACACACTGAAATCCCTTTTTCTGCCGCCGGAAAAGAAGATGAGCAAGAGATTGATTACGGAATCCGGCGTTTCTCTTACTATCCGCGGAAAATACGATGCATTGCTCTTTGATGCAAAAGATCAAGAATTCGTCGTGTTGGAATTTAAGTGCAAGAGTGATTACGAGCTGATCGGAGATCTTGAGCAGGTGTCAACGTATGCCTGGATGATTCGGGAGACTTCGGGAATTCCTGCACGGGCCGTGATTTTTTATCTGGGACAAGAACCCGAAGTAAAACTCTTCACGAGTCAGATGTTGGAAGAAGCATTCCAAGTAAGCCTAAAGCTCATAAATGAAATGGGGAATTGGCTCAGTGCAGCAAATCTACCGAATGCAGGAATTCCTCCTACCACAGTGGAAGGTCTCTGCGGAATATGCTCACTGAGAAGCGATTGCGATAAGCGGTTTGGTGCCAGAAATCCTCAGCTAACCGAGCGATTGCGGAGCAGGGTAGAGAGAGAAGCTCAAAAAGAGATACGCAGTGAAGGGATCTTAATCGGGAAGACGTTGGAAGATGAAGCGTCTCCGGTCTATTGGAATCCGTTCACCGGCGATCCTCGTCTTGCAAACGGACACATGCTGGTTGTAGGGACCTCCGGGTCCGGCAAGACACAGGTTTTGAAGTCTCTCATTAGTGAAGTCGTTCACAAGAATTTGATTCCCATAGTTTTCGATTTTAACAACGACTACGTTACACCTGAATTCCTGCAACGCCACAACATGGAAGCCCATTATCCGGGAGACGGCTTACCGCTCAATCCTGTGGAACTCGTTCCCGATCCTCTAACAGGGAAGATTCAGCTTGCCAGTGGAGTTTTCTCGACTGCGGGGATACTGAAAAGAGTGTACGGACTGGGAGTTCAGCAGGAAGCAAACCTTCGAGCCGCAATGATCGAATGTTACGCAGATCGTGGGATTACCAAGGAGACAACGGAAAAGCCTCCGTCAGGATACCCTGCGTTTGAGGAGCTCGAATCCAAAATCCTGGAGCTTCCCAATCACACTGCTTTGCTGAACAGACTTTCACCGATTTTCAGTCTCAACCTGTTTTCAGGCTCCAGAGACGATGAAGGTTTTGACGATTTCATCAAATCGCCTAAAGTGATCAGGCTTGCTCCTTTGCCCACGGAAGAAGTCAAGCTCGCAGTTGCGGAATTCGTATTGCTCAAACTCTACAATCATTTTGTCAGCCAACCCCATCGGACTCATCCGGTGATGGCCGTTATCGTAGATGAAGCACACAAATTGAGCGGCTCGGAATCTATCGTAAAGCTTTTTCGTGAAATCCGGAAATTCGGGGTGGCCATGATTCTCTCTTCACAAAAGGCGAAGGATTTTCATTCGGACATTCATGCCAACGCCGCTTCAGGATTATTTTTGAAGAACTCGGAAATAACGGACAGGAAATACATTGCCGATCAACTCAAAGGATCGGATAAGCACAAAGAAGAGATCATAAACATTCTGGGATTGCAGAAGACATTTGAAGGGCTCTTTCGCAACGATCATTACACCCCCTTTGTGAGATTGAGGGTAATTCCCTATTTTGAGAAATTCGAGTCCACGAAATCGGAATCCTGATATTAAGAATTCGTGACGCATTGATTCTTCAGCGCGATTTATACGGATTTGCATTCAGAGAGAGAGCAAATTGGTGCTATAGTCAGTGCCAAAAATTCTGTCGTTTATCCCTCGTGTGAATTACAGGATATTGGTAGGGACCGGCGTCCCTGCAGGTTCATTCTATCGATATCATTGATCATATTTAAGATGTGCCGGCACGGAGGCACGGCACCTACCAATCTTCCTAATCTTCAATCGGTCACTAATTTTGGCAACTGATATAATACTAATGCAAATCAGTATAACTCCGATCCAGAATCTTCCGCACTTCTCGCAACAATTCTCTCAACCTGAAGGGTTTAGCTACGAACCCTCTTGCCCCGAGTTCAAAACACTCTTTTATGGTAGAATCCGCCGAGCTGCCGCTGGCAACGAGAATTCCGGTCTTGTCGTCGATCTTCAAGAGTTCCTTGAGACACCCTTTACCACCCATTTCCGGCATGATCAGATCGAGAATCACCAGAGAAATCCGGGAGCTTTCCTTCTTAAACACGTCTAAAGCTTCCAGCCCATTCTTGGCCGTCAAGACGGTGTACCCGCCTTTTCTCAGAATTCTGGCACCCAGATCCCTGACGAACTCTTCATCATCCACCAGAAGTATTGTTTCTGTTCCTAATGCAAGCACTTTATCGGTTTCTCCGGATGGAGATTCCTCGATTGCCTTGATAGCCGGAAAATAGACGCGAAAAGTGCTTCCGAGACCGATCTCACTCTCACACCTTATGTGACCTCCGTGCTGGTTAACGATACCATACACCATAGAAAGCCCCAATCCGGTGCCTCTTCCCAATTCCTTGGTGGTGTAAAATGGTTCAAAAATACGTTGAAGCGTCTCTCGACCCATGCCGTGTCCGGTATCGGAAACAGAAAGCAGGACATATTGACCCGGTTGTGTATTCGCATAGGTTCGACAATATTCCTCATCCAGGACAATGTTTTCGGTTTTCAATGTGAGAGTGCCTTTTTCTCCCATTGCGTCTCTCGCATTCACTGCGAGGTTCATGATGATCTGCTCGATTTGGCCCGGATCGGCATCCATCCTCATGAGGTCGCCTGCCAAATCGAGTTTAATGCCAATCATCTTTGGAATGGTACGCTGAAGAAGTTTCTTCACGGTTCGCACCTGGTTATTCAAATCCATTGGTATCGGTTTGGTTTCCACTTTTCTACCTAAAGTAAGCAGATTTCGAACAAGATCAGCGCCACTGGAAGCCGCATGATGAATCTTATGGAGATCGCTGTAATCCGAATCTTCTTTGGATTTTGCGGCAAGCATCAGTTCCGAAAAGCCCAGGACAACTTGCAGAATGTTGTTGAAATCGTGTGCCATGCCTCCTGCAAGAGTCCCTATGGCTTCCATTTTCTGAGCCTGCAAGAGCTGTCTCTGTAACGACACTTCTTTGGTAACATCTCTCTTGACTGCTACATAGTTTGTTATCTCGCCTGAATCGGCTTTTACAGGGGAAATCGATACGTCTTCTTCAAACAACGTCCCCTCTTTCCTCCTGTTGATGAGGTGGCCGGTCCAGGTCTTTCCATGAGTTATCGTATCCCACATATGCCTGTAGAATTCGTTGTCATGACGACCGCTCTTAAGAATTCGCGGGTTGTTCCCGACAACCTCTTGCAGCGAATACCCCGTGGTCCTTTCAAACGAGGGATTTACGTACACGATGGTACCCTGAGCATCGGTAATTTCGACAGTCTCTGCAGCTTGCTCGACTGCAGCGGCCAAGCGGCTGCGTGCCTCCTCCAGTATCTTCCGCTGAGTGATATCGCTGATTACGCCCACAGTAGCTCTGTATGTGCCGTCGACGTCTCGCAACGCGGATACGCTCACATCTGCCCAGAGGGTAGAACCATCCTTTCGCAGGAAGCGCTTTTCCAGGCGGTACCCTTCCGTCTTCCCTTGAATCATGGCTTCATGTAACATCTTGGATCTGACAATATCCTCGGGATGTGTCACATCAAATACGGTGAGACATTGAAGTTCTTCCGGAGCGTACCCCAAAAATTCGGACAAGGTGCTATTCACTTCAAGGAAGGTTCCTTGAGGGGCCACCAGGTCAATGCCGACGGAAGCAGTGTTGAACGTGGCACGGTATTTCTGCTCGCTTTCCAGAAGAGCTCTTTCAGCCTTCTTTCTCTGCGTTATGTCCTGAAACACGCAATGGCTGTGCCTGAATTTTCCATCTTCCGTCCAAACGATCCTGCCATCAACAGACACATCGATGATTGACTCGTCTCTGCACACCATTCGATATTCAACTCCGGAGATGTGTCCGGCACGTTTGAACTCGGGGAACATTTCTTCAAAATGGTCCCGTGAACAGGCATTCAGGAAATCGGAAAACCTTTTCCCGATAACTTCACTGCGGGTATATCCGAGTAACTGGAGCCACGTCATGTTGACCTGTAACAGATAGCCATCTTCATCCAGCGATTGGTACGCAACAGGTGCTTCCTCATACAAAAGACGAAATCTATTTTCGCTCTGGATTAGAGCATCTTCGGCCCGCTTGCGGTCAGTGATGTCTACGAATGTCACCACCACCTGCTCCAACTCGTTCTTCTCATTGATCGCAGGATAAGCATTGACCAAACCCCAGGCTCGATCGTTGCTTCCAGGTCGATCCATACCCACCACGCAGTTGGAAATGGGCTCCAATGTTGAAATGACTCGATTTACCGGGTACTCGTCAGG
The sequence above is a segment of the Desulfomonile tiedjei DSM 6799 genome. Coding sequences within it:
- a CDS encoding SagB/ThcOx family dehydrogenase, with the translated sequence MKYRLLIVTSMSLVFVIGLCLSAFAQELKPIQLPEPRLDPSKSLVQALKDRKTTREYSGELSEQVLSNLLWAAWGINRGDGRRTAPSAKNWQETDLYVAMKQGIYLYDAKKNTLEPKVSGDNCSLTYTQDRFKDAPIHLVFVADLDKMEGDEGIKMVLAGMDTGFIAENVYLYCASEGLPTGFRVSIDKPKLGAALKLKPNQRIMAAQSVGLPKSK
- a CDS encoding xanthine dehydrogenase family protein molybdopterin-binding subunit, which codes for MKEFSIIGKDVPRTDGEAKARGAAIYTDDMKLPGMLHGRILRSPFAHALIKSIDVSRAASLPGVKCVLTANDTPKIKYGNWRLFPDTQDEYPLAIDKVRFIGDEVAAVAAIDKDIAEEALALITVEYEELPAVFDVDSSMQTGAPVIHDYCPTNVSVNRKIQYGDVEKGFAESDYVREDVFRVHSVSHAYLEPCSALAQVDLDGRITLWSSTQVPYIVQCLLASTLGMRENDIRVIKPYIGGGFGGKMELRTWEFCAALMAKKTGKPVKFTLSREEEFLAGRRRHGMKLHSRVGFKKDGTLVAKDLRIQLDGGAFNAMGPTATFLCGNFGAMLYRYPNYRFHGEHVYTNKPPASAMRGFGAPQSLYATEIQMNIAAEDLGIDPVDLRLKNAQVSGDKIPDVATISSCGFVESIQAVAEMSGWKEKRKNLKPGQGMGIGCYSFISGGVFNWFNTQYPFSAAEVRAFSDGTVHLLTMASDIGQGSDTVLKQILAEELGLTMADIRMTSADTSMTPQGDLGTWGSRVTLMAGNAVLDAAKKIKEQLFGAVSARFNLNVVHEIECKNGRVQSKARPDYGMSFGDAVAMVQKANRGEPLFARGSYTPRDKGLVTPAFGFGAQVAEVEVDRETGLVEVKQMWTAHDCGTVVNPRSVEGQLAGSIQMGLGYALSEQFVMDKGTTLNPNFVDYKMPTAADMPPSEVVHIDTYEPEGPFGAKECGEGLASPTAPAISDAVYHATGYRCKNLPITPEKILQALGEKK
- the tnpA gene encoding IS200/IS605 family transposase; this translates as MKDYQSLNHTKWDCKYHVVFIPKRRRKQIYGALRKHLGEMFHDLARRKESRIIEGHLCSDHVHMCVSIPPKFAVSSVIGYIKGKSAISIARNFTSRKRNFTGESFWARGYYVSTVGLDEESVKKYIREQEAEDARLEQLNMLHAETPPSGGS
- a CDS encoding type IV secretion system DNA-binding domain-containing protein translates to MILWPTHIRRACLCPRILVDEYKSRRKHKLFQDELVLPGAFFHDSVAGPMFQAIASGKDGDLTELLESSGKDRQDFNVQLWAHLDRKYLTPAFFSRSKPKNLSGDHILIFARGLGKLSEFLAEEIFSQRPLFKTSADTLKSLFLPPEKKMSKRLITESGVSLTIRGKYDALLFDAKDQEFVVLEFKCKSDYELIGDLEQVSTYAWMIRETSGIPARAVIFYLGQEPEVKLFTSQMLEEAFQVSLKLINEMGNWLSAANLPNAGIPPTTVEGLCGICSLRSDCDKRFGARNPQLTERLRSRVEREAQKEIRSEGILIGKTLEDEASPVYWNPFTGDPRLANGHMLVVGTSGSGKTQVLKSLISEVVHKNLIPIVFDFNNDYVTPEFLQRHNMEAHYPGDGLPLNPVELVPDPLTGKIQLASGVFSTAGILKRVYGLGVQQEANLRAAMIECYADRGITKETTEKPPSGYPAFEELESKILELPNHTALLNRLSPIFSLNLFSGSRDDEGFDDFIKSPKVIRLAPLPTEEVKLAVAEFVLLKLYNHFVSQPHRTHPVMAVIVDEAHKLSGSESIVKLFREIRKFGVAMILSSQKAKDFHSDIHANAASGLFLKNSEITDRKYIADQLKGSDKHKEEIINILGLQKTFEGLFRNDHYTPFVRLRVIPYFEKFESTKSES
- a CDS encoding glycosyltransferase family 39 protein — translated: MTRMVAETARTIESNSKQNAAQGILGSRWGILALGLVLILVVGVRIHLSDIPLERDEGEYAYAGQLMLEGIAPFSRAYNMKLPGIYMAYAAIMALLGQTHVAIHLGLLIVNVATCILVLFLGRRLWDDMTGFCGAIFFAILSLSPDVDGVFANSEHFVLLPALGGILLLFYALDSGKRLAFLAAGILMGLGFTIKQHGVFFILFGVFTIVVTEWRRSNSTFRKSLLHVLIFVVGAALPYLLLCVIMWKAGVFDRFWFWTVTYAREYVSQIPLSMVPDILVYNHRETVANAFVIWLLAVTGLLYMLVRVRSDNRSVPAIAFLLFSVASVCPGLYFRSHYFILLVPAISICAGVTVSALWKSAKEKISVPVAGALVGIITIVAVSWVCYSCRQFLFQSDSSTASRMVHGANPFPESLIVADYLAQNTSPDDTVAVLGSEPQIFFYSQRKSATGFIYTYPLTEGHPFASELQREMAREIVESKPKYLLYVHVSTSWGWTNRSDRFILRWFEKYTKDFCELVGTVKIVPPSPTVYDLGQTNLTYPPKTEYWLALFRRRTPS